A window from Chelmon rostratus isolate fCheRos1 chromosome 13, fCheRos1.pri, whole genome shotgun sequence encodes these proteins:
- the myl1 gene encoding myosin light chain 1, skeletal muscle isoform: MAPKKDPKAPAKKAEPAPAPAPAPEPAPAPAAPAVDLSAVKIEFSADQVEDYREAFGLFDRVGDNKVAYNQIADIMRALGQNPTNKEVTKLLGNPSADDMASKRVEFEGFLPMLQTIINSPNKAGFEDYVEGLRVFDKEGNGTVMGAELRIVLSTLGEKMTEAEIDALMAGQEDENGCVNYEAFVKHIMSV; the protein is encoded by the exons ATGGCACCCAAGAAGGACCCTAAGGCTCCCGCCAAGAAGGCCGAACCTGCGCCagcacctgcacctgcacccgAGCCCGCCCCTGCTCCCGCAGCTCCCGCTGTCGACCTGTCCGCCGTCAAG ATCGAGTTCAGCGCAGACCAGGTTGAAG aCTACAGGGAGGCCTTCGGCCTGTTCGACAGAGTGGGCGACAACAAGGTGGCTTACAACCAGATCGCTGACATCATGCGCGCTCTGGGACAGAACCCCACCAACAAGGAGGTGACCAAACTGCTGGGAAACCCCTCCGCTGATG ACATGGCCAGCAAGAGAGTAGAGTTCGAGGGTTTCCTGCCCATGCTCCAGACCATCATCAACAGCCCCAACAAGGCAGGATTCGAGGACTACGTTGAGGGTCTGCGCGTCTTCGACAAGGAGGGCAACGGCACAGTGATGGGTGCTGAGCTGCGTATCGTTCTGTCAACACTGG GAGAGAAGATGACTGAGGCTGAGATTGACGCTCTCATGGCAGGACAGGAGGACGAGAACGGCTGTGTCAACTATGAGG cctttgtcaaGCACATCATGTCTGTGTAA